The region AACCTAATAAGCCAGGTCCTCGTGTATATCCAACAGCGTTGATCTCGGTTTTGTCAACTCCTGCGTCTTTAAGGGCCTGTGTAACGACAGGTACTATATTTTGTTGATGTGCTCTAGAAGCCAGTTCAGGAACAACACCACCGTATTGTTTATGTACTTCTTGATTTGCGATAATGTTGGATAAAATAACACCATCTCGTATTACTGCGGCAGACGTATCGTCGCATGAAGACTCTATTGCTATGATTGTAACAGGTTTGGTTCCCATTGCAAGTGCTTTTCTTATTGAAGCAACAGTTAGTTTTCTAAGTTGATTGAGTGGCCCATTTTATCTCTTTTAGTAAGAAGATATTTTTTATTGTGCTCATTCGATTCCATTTCAAGAGGAATATTTTCAACGATCTCTAATCCGTAACCAATTAAACCAGCTCGTTTCTTAGGGTTGTTGGTCATTAGTTTTATTTTCGAAACATTAAGATCCCTCAATATTTGTGCTCCAACACCATATTCTCTTTGATCGTCCTTAAACCCTAATTCTAAATTGGCTTCAACGGTATCCATGCCTTGCTCTTGCAGCTTGTAGGCTTTTAGTTTGTTTATAAGGCCAATTCCTCTTCCTTCTTGATTCATGTACACAATCACGCCCTTACCTTCCTTATTTACCATTTTCATTGCGGTATGTAGTTGTGGACCACAATCGCATCTGCACGATCCGAAAATATCGCCGGTAACACAAGAAGAGTGTACTCGAACCAATACAGGTTCGTCATCTGTCCATTCTCCTTTTACAAGTGCAACATGTTCTTCTCCACTGTTCTTTTGTTTATAAGCAACTAGTTTGAAGTCTCCCCACACGGTTGGTAATTGAACATCTACCATTCTTTCAATAGAAGAGTCATTTTGAATTCTATACGCCACTAAATCTTCAATGGAGATAATTTTCAAATTAAACTTTTTAGCAATTTTAAGTAGCTCAGGTAATCTAGCCATACTGCCATCTTCATTCATTATCTCAACCAAAACACCAGCTGGTTCGAACCCTGCTAGTCGGGCCAGATCAACAGATGCTTCGGTATGTCCAACTCTTCTTAGAACACCTTCAGATCTCGATTTTAAAGGGAATATATGTCCAGGTTTTCCTAGCTCTTCAGGTTTAGTGTTGGGATCAATTAATGCCTTAATAGTTTTAGATCGGTCACTTGCAGAAATACCGGTGGAACAACCGTGGCCAATTAAATCGATAGATACTGTAAATGGTGTTTCGTGCTGGGCAGTGTTTTTACCAACCATCATTTCCAAGTTTAATTCGTCGCATCTTTTACCTGTAATAGGGGCGCAAATTAGACCTCTACCATGAGTGGCCATAAAGTTTACAACTTCAGGAGTTGCATTTGCTGCAGCTGTTACGAAGTCACCTTCGTTTTCTCTGTTTTCATCGTCAACAACAATGATAACTTTCCCTTCTTTGATATCGGCAATCGCCTCTTCTATCGAATTTAACATAATGTTAGGTTTTGTGCAGCAAAGCTAGGTAAATAGTAGCTTTTGGCGAATTTTAATTGAAAAATAATTGTTCCAATTTGTCAGTTGTTTTCCCCCAATTAAAGTTCTCTCTAACATAGGAATAGGCATTTTGAGTTAAGAAAGCTCGCTTGTCCTTGTTTTCAATTAGTTCTATAATATGATCGGCATACTCTTGTGGGCTATCGCCTATTAGTATGGATTCATTTTCAACTGCTCCTAACGCATTGTTTACAAGAGGTGAGGTAATGCAAGGAATTTTCATCGACATTGCCTCTAGTAATTTGTTTTGGAGACCGGTTCCAATTTGCATAGGTGCGAGAAAAATTAATGAACTGGAATATGCATGTCTAATATCTTCTACCCAACCGGTAATATGTATGCTATCAGATTCTAAGTTTTTAATAGACCTGGCTGGATTAGCGCCAGCAATAAGAAATTTTATTTTTGGATATTTTTCTTTAACTATAGGTAGTATTTCTTTGGCGATATACGATGCTCCTTCAATGTTTGGAGGGTATGACATGTTTCCCGCGAAAAGTATGTCATATTCTATAGCCGTTTCTCTTGGTACGAAATAATCCGAGTCGATACCGTTTGAGACTATTTCAATTCTATTATTGATTGGATGTATAATTAAATTTTGATCTTGCTCAGAAATTATTGTTTTAAAATTGAAGTGTTTGAAAATATGATGCTCGTAACGCATTACTCGTTTTCCTTCTAATTTCAATATCCATCTTAAATAAAACGGAGATGTTTCTACTCTTCTTTTAATTCCTTTAGATAAGGCATCCATATAGTCAAGTGTTTTTGGCGTCTTATTTCCCTTAACGTATTCGGCCATTCTGATTAATTGGCAATAAAGATGATCTGGCTTTGAATCTTTAATTAGGTTATTAATAGTTTTTTGAACCTTATTAGAATAGAAGTAAGCTACTTGAAATGGCTTATCTTGAAAAAAACAGAGAAAGATGTTTAAGTATATTCGAAACCTTGATAATTCAATAAATTTAACACTAGAGCAATACTTCTTTAAGTTTTCATATGCATCCGGATGTATATTAGATTCGCTTAGTGCACATAAAACTATCTCGTGATTCTTCGATAAATTTTTAATTTGATGGAAAGCACGCAACTTGTCACCTTTGTCTAAAGGATAGGGGATACGAGATAGAAGAACCATTAT is a window of Flavobacteriales bacterium DNA encoding:
- a CDS encoding bifunctional 3,4-dihydroxy-2-butanone-4-phosphate synthase/GTP cyclohydrolase II — protein: MLNSIEEAIADIKEGKVIIVVDDENRENEGDFVTAAANATPEVVNFMATHGRGLICAPITGKRCDELNLEMMVGKNTAQHETPFTVSIDLIGHGCSTGISASDRSKTIKALIDPNTKPEELGKPGHIFPLKSRSEGVLRRVGHTEASVDLARLAGFEPAGVLVEIMNEDGSMARLPELLKIAKKFNLKIISIEDLVAYRIQNDSSIERMVDVQLPTVWGDFKLVAYKQKNSGEEHVALVKGEWTDDEPVLVRVHSSCVTGDIFGSCRCDCGPQLHTAMKMVNKEGKGVIVYMNQEGRGIGLINKLKAYKLQEQGMDTVEANLELGFKDDQREYGVGAQILRDLNVSKIKLMTNNPKKRAGLIGYGLEIVENIPLEMESNEHNKKYLLTKRDKMGHSINLEN
- a CDS encoding glycosyltransferase; the protein is MKIMVLLSRIPYPLDKGDKLRAFHQIKNLSKNHEIVLCALSESNIHPDAYENLKKYCSSVKFIELSRFRIYLNIFLCFFQDKPFQVAYFYSNKVQKTINNLIKDSKPDHLYCQLIRMAEYVKGNKTPKTLDYMDALSKGIKRRVETSPFYLRWILKLEGKRVMRYEHHIFKHFNFKTIISEQDQNLIIHPINNRIEIVSNGIDSDYFVPRETAIEYDILFAGNMSYPPNIEGASYIAKEILPIVKEKYPKIKFLIAGANPARSIKNLESDSIHITGWVEDIRHAYSSSLIFLAPMQIGTGLQNKLLEAMSMKIPCITSPLVNNALGAVENESILIGDSPQEYADHIIELIENKDKRAFLTQNAYSYVRENFNWGKTTDKLEQLFFN